CGCGTGATGGGCGGGCAGCGCTGATGGCCATCGACGAGACGCGCCGCTTTACCCCGGTCAATATCGCGCTGCTGACAGTGTCGGACACGCGCGGACCGGACGAAGATACCTCCGGCGACATACTGGCCGCGCGTATCGACAGTGCCGGCCACAACCTTGCCGCACGCACCCTGCTGAGGGACGACGCAGCGTTGATCGCGGCGCAGCTGGACGCATGGATTGCGGATCCCGACATCGACACAGTCATCTCCACCGGCGGCACCGGGCTGACAGGGCGCGACGTCACGCCCGAGGCGCTGGACCGCGTGCGCGATGCGCATGGCGGGAAGGACATTCCCGGTTTTGGCGAAGTTTTCCGCTATCTCAGCCTGCAGACGATCGGCACCAGCACGGTGCAGAGCCGCGCCTGTGCAGTGGTGGCAGACGGGACTTATCTCTTCGCCCTCCCCGGCTCCAACGGCGCGGTGAAGGACGGGTGGGATGGCATCCTTTCCGAGCAGCTCGATAGCCGCAACCGGCCCTGCAACTTCGTGGAACTGATGCCGCGCCTGCGGGAGAAATAAGGGAACCTCGGCCCGCGCCGCCCGCTATCCTCCTTGCAACTTCAAGGGGATGGCATGCCGGATATCGCAGGACTGGGTACGCAGGCGCTGTTGATCACCTTTGCCGGGGCAGCCATAGTTATCGCGCTGTTCGGCACGCAGATGGCCCGGATCGCCGATATTCTCGCAGACCGTACGGGACTGGGCGAGGCATTGGTCGGCGCAGTGTTGCTGGGCGCAGGGACAAGCATCTCCGGCATCGTCACATCGATCAGCACGGCTGCGAACGGCGCGCCGGAATTGGCGGCCTCCAACGCTCTTGGCGGCATTGCGGCGCAGACCATGTTCCTGGCGCTGGCCGACGTGTTCTATCGCAAGGTGAACCTCGAGCATGCTGCCGCCAGCGCGGTGAATCTTGGCCAGGCGACGATCCTGATCATCCTGACGGTGCTGCCGATCATGGCCGTGATGACGCCGGAATTTTCCATCTGGGCCATCCATCCCGTCAGCCCCGTCTTGGTCGCGGTTTACCTGATCGGCCTGCACAACGCCCACCGCATCAAGCTGGAGCCGATGTGGCAGCCCCGGCAGACCGAGCACACACGCTGCGAGGATGAAGAGGAGGAGCAGGACGCACGCTCCACCTTCATGCTCGCATCCAGCTTCGGCGGGCTCCTGCTGGTCGTGGGCATTTGCGGCTATGTAGTTGGCGAAAGCGGGCTGGAGCTGTCCGGACGGCTCGGCATCTCGCAGGGCGTGGTCGGCGCGCTGGGCACTGCCGTCGTGACCTCCCTGCCCGAACTGGTGACCACGATCGCTGCCGTCCGGCAGGGCGCACTGCAACTGGCCATCGGCGGTATCATCGGCGGCAACATGTTCGACGCCCTGTTCCTGTCCGCCAGCGACATCGCTTACCGCGAAGGCAGCCTGTACCACGCGCTCAGCGACCGGGTGGTGTTCTGGATGGCGCTGGTCGGCCTGATGACGGCAATCCTGTTGATGGGACTGCTGAGGCGAGAGCGCCAAGGCCCGGCGGGGATTGGCTGGGAATCCGTCCTCCTGATCTCCCTGTGGCTGGGTGCTGCCACGATGCAGATCGCGCTCGGCTGAAACCTTTCTTTTGTTCTCTTTTCGTTCTATGCTGCCGGGATGGACGACGCCCTGCCCCAACCCGATTCCGCCCGGGCCGCCATCGGCGGGCGCGGGGCGGCGAGTGCGCGCGTGCCGCAGCGCTTCGGGCTGGCGGAAAGGTCGATCGACGGCGAATGGCGCGACATCCGCGAGGCGCTGGATGGCCCTGCTCCCAAGCTGACGACGACCGTCACGGAAGAACATCCCCGAAGCATCATCAGCTTCAACCAATCGCCCGACATTGCCTTCGATCGCTCCATCAATGCCTATCGCGGATGCGAGCATGGCTGCGTCTATTGCTTTGCGCGGCCGACGCATGCCTATCACGACCTCTCGCCGGGCCTCGATTTCGAGACGAAGCTGTTTGCTAAGCCCGATGCCGCGCGGCTGCTCCGCGAAACGCTGGCGCGACGGAATTACCGCCCGGCCCCCATTGCCATGGGCACGAACACGGATCCCTACCAGCCGATCGAGGGCCGCTATCGGATCACCCGCCAACTGCTTGAAGTGTGCCTCGACTGTCGTCACCCGGTCACAATCACCACCAAGTCCGACCGTGTCCTGTCAGACCTCGACCTGCTTGCGGAGATGGCAGAACTGGGCCTCGTGGCTGTCGCCATTTCGGTGACAAGCCTCGATCCGCGCCTGTCAGGCCTGCTGGAGCCGCGGGCCTCTGCCCCTGAGAAGAGGCTTGCGGCGCTGGGCCGGCTCGCAGAGGCTGGCGTGCCGACCCATTGCTCCGTTTCTCCGGTCATCCCCTCGATCACGGATGAATTCATGGAGGAGATCGTGCAGCGCGCGGCGGCCGTCGGCGTGGCCAGCGCCGGCTGGATACCGCTGCGCCTGCCGCATGAGGTTTCGCCGCTGTTCCGCGAATGGCTGGATGTGCACTATCCCGATCGTGCGGGAAAAGTGATGTCGATCGTCCGCTCGATCCGCGGGGGCAAGGACAACGACTCAGACTTCTTCAGCCGCTTCAAGCCGAATGGCGTCTGGGCAGAGCTGTTCCGTGCGCGCTTCCGCCTTGCCTGCAAGCGCGCCGGCATCGGGAAGGCGAAATTCGACCTCGATTGCAGCCAGTTCCGCAAACCCGCGCCCGGCGGGCAGATGCGGCTACTGTAAGCCCTCTGCGTGCGAACGGATGATCAATCCGAATAGGTCGCCCGCAGGTCCTTCTTGCTGATCTTGCCGGTCGCAGTGTGTGGAATTTCGTCCAGCACCACGATACGTTCGGGGATCCACCACTTGGCGACCTTGTCCTTCAGGAATTCCTGCATCTCGGCCTGGTCGCAGCTCTTTCCGTCTTTCAGGACCAGGGCCAGCATCGGGCGCTCGTCCCATTTCAGGTCCGGGATGGCGAAGGCGGCGGCTTCCGCAACGGCAGGATGGCCGACGGCAGCATTTTCCAGCTCGACGCTGCTGATCCACTCGCCGCCGGATTTGATGAGGTCCTTGGTGCGGTCGGTCAGCTCCAGCGTGCCGTGCGGATGGATCACGCCGACATCGCCGGTGTCGAACCAATTGTCCTCATTCACGCAGTCCTCGTCCTGCTTGAAGTAACGCTTCACAACCCATGCGCCGCGGATCTGCAGCGCACCGCTCGTCTCGCCGTCGCGCGGCAGTTCGGTGCTGTGATCGTCCAGGTCCACCAGGCGGATTTCCGTCCCGAACAACGGCTTGCCCTGCATCGTCTTGCGGGCAGCGCGCTCGTCGAAGCTCATGTCTTCCCATTCGGCAGGGACCATGCCGACGGTGCCGATGGGGCTGGTTTCGGTCATGCCCCAGGCGTGGCCGACTTCGCAGCCCATTTCCATCAGTTTTTCGACCATAGCGCGCGGGGCAGCAGCGC
This genomic interval from Paraurantiacibacter namhicola contains the following:
- a CDS encoding PA0069 family radical SAM protein gives rise to the protein MDDALPQPDSARAAIGGRGAASARVPQRFGLAERSIDGEWRDIREALDGPAPKLTTTVTEEHPRSIISFNQSPDIAFDRSINAYRGCEHGCVYCFARPTHAYHDLSPGLDFETKLFAKPDAARLLRETLARRNYRPAPIAMGTNTDPYQPIEGRYRITRQLLEVCLDCRHPVTITTKSDRVLSDLDLLAEMAELGLVAVAISVTSLDPRLSGLLEPRASAPEKRLAALGRLAEAGVPTHCSVSPVIPSITDEFMEEIVQRAAAVGVASAGWIPLRLPHEVSPLFREWLDVHYPDRAGKVMSIVRSIRGGKDNDSDFFSRFKPNGVWAELFRARFRLACKRAGIGKAKFDLDCSQFRKPAPGGQMRLL
- a CDS encoding sodium:calcium antiporter, which encodes MPDIAGLGTQALLITFAGAAIVIALFGTQMARIADILADRTGLGEALVGAVLLGAGTSISGIVTSISTAANGAPELAASNALGGIAAQTMFLALADVFYRKVNLEHAAASAVNLGQATILIILTVLPIMAVMTPEFSIWAIHPVSPVLVAVYLIGLHNAHRIKLEPMWQPRQTEHTRCEDEEEEQDARSTFMLASSFGGLLLVVGICGYVVGESGLELSGRLGISQGVVGALGTAVVTSLPELVTTIAAVRQGALQLAIGGIIGGNMFDALFLSASDIAYREGSLYHALSDRVVFWMALVGLMTAILLMGLLRRERQGPAGIGWESVLLISLWLGAATMQIALG
- the moaB gene encoding molybdenum cofactor biosynthesis protein B yields the protein MAIDETRRFTPVNIALLTVSDTRGPDEDTSGDILAARIDSAGHNLAARTLLRDDAALIAAQLDAWIADPDIDTVISTGGTGLTGRDVTPEALDRVRDAHGGKDIPGFGEVFRYLSLQTIGTSTVQSRACAVVADGTYLFALPGSNGAVKDGWDGILSEQLDSRNRPCNFVELMPRLREK